Proteins from one Sabethes cyaneus chromosome 2, idSabCyanKW18_F2, whole genome shotgun sequence genomic window:
- the LOC128738830 gene encoding lariat debranching enzyme: MKIAVEGCAHGELEKIYDLVESIQLREKVKIDLLICCGDFQSTRNLEDLQCMAVPKKHLDICTFYKYYSGEKVAPVLTVFIGGNHEASNYLQELPYGGWVAPNIYYLGYAGVVNINGIRIGGISGIYKGHDYLKGRFEFCPYNESTKRSSYHIRQIDIFRLKQLTPKVDILLSHDWPRGVTNFGNKKQLVRFKPAFKEEIDENKLGSPPCEDLLMTLKPPYWFSAHLHCKFSALIPHDNGTSTKFLALDKCLPKRRFLQVLDIECEDSQLVETKNELCYDLEWLTILHLTNHLISIRGSNGFMPGEGGCERFNFTPTKEEKEAVLQRFQNSLRIPLNFTRIAEPYNPSMQVDFDLVEQPKAFVNPQTTDFCDRLNIDDPLRLAMLMTGHDLNTSNYVDRNAPNDSVSSERNENELLIADDSLSNEEEPEQVEIPFQSRAPLASVLPKPMWRHDSTTTEEASTLDESSLSTSTNRSLLSLPTPNKQQNSNLSDNFTIDGLNLSSPKMLKAISSAGEDVKSLVNTCVEDQQPALAETEDKPPVKKFKRRNQAIYAKEDSD, encoded by the exons ATGAAAATAGCTGTTGAAGGATGCGCTCATGGTGAGCTAGAAAAAATCTACGACTTAGTTGAGTCGATTCAGCTTCGTGAAAAAGTCAAAATTGATTTACTGATCTGTTGTGGAGATTTTCAATCCACCAGAAACCTAGAAGATCTGCAATGTATGGCTGTGCCGAAAAAGCATCTAGACATCTGCACTTTCTACAA ATATTACAGCGGAGAAAAAGTAGCTCCTGTGTTAACAGTTTTTATTGGAGGAAATCACGAAGCATCCAACTATCTTCAAGAGTTGCCGTACGGAGGTTGGGTGGCACCGAATATTTATTATCTTGGATATGCAGGGGTAGTGAATATAAACGGTATACGGATAGGTGGGATATCAGGTATCTATAAAGGACATGACTATCTTAAAGGTAGGTTCGAGTTCTGTCCATACAACGAGTCAACTAAGCGCAGTTCTTATCATATACGTCAAATCGACATATTTCGATTAAAACAATTGACTCCCAAAGTGGACATCTTGCTGTCTCACGATTGGCCACGTGGTGTGACCAACTTTGGCAATAAAAAGCAGTTAGTGCGATTTAAGCCTGCTTTCAAAGAGGAAATAGATGAAAATAAGTTGGGAAGTCCACCGTGTGAAGATTTACTGATGACACTGAAACCGCCCTACTGGTTTTCTGCTCATCTTCACTGTAAATTTTCTGCACTGATTCCTCATGATAATGGAACGAGTACAAAGTTTCTAGCATTGGACAAATGTTTGCCTAAGAGAAGGTTTCTACAAGTGCTGGACATAGAATGTGAAGATTCACAATTAGTAGAAACAAAAAACGAATTGTGTTATGATTTAGAATGGCTCACTATTTTACATCTAACGAATCATCTTATCAGCATTAGGGGAAGTAACGGTTTTATGCCAGGGGAAGGTGGCTGTGAACGATTTAATTTCACACCTACAAAAGAGGAGAAAGAAGCAGTTCTGCAGAGATTTCAGAATAGTCTTCGAATTCCACTTAATTTCACTAGAATCGCTGAGCCATATAATCCATCAATGCAAGTTGATTTCGATTTAGTCGAACAACCGAAAGCATTCGTTAATCCTCAAACAACAGATTTTTGCGATCGACTGAATATCGATGACCCGCTAAGACTGGCAATGTTGATGACTGGTCATGATCTCAACACTTCCAACTATGTCGATCGTAATGCGCCAAATGACTCAGTCAGCTCGGAACGTAACGAAAATGAGCTGCTTATCGCTGACGATAGCTTATCGAATGAAGAGGAACCGGAACAGGTTGAAATTCCCTTTCAAAGCAGAGCTCCATTAGCTTCGGTATTACCGAAACCTATGTGGAGACACGATTCTACTACCACCGAAGAAGCATCCACTTTGGACGAGTCTTCGCTGTCGACATCCACCAACCGCAGCTTATTGAGTTTGCCAACCCCAAACAAGCAGCAAAATTCGAATTTGTCGGATAATTTTACGATTGATGGACTAAATCTTTCTAGTCCAAAAATGTTAAAGGCTATCTCCTCGGCCGGAGAAGATGTTAAATCGTTGGTAAATACTTGCGTTGAAGATCAGCAACCGGCGTTAGCTGAAACTGAAGATAAGCCACCAgtaaaaaagttcaaacgtagAAATCAAGCAATCTACGCTAAAGAAGATAGTGATTGA
- the LOC128738833 gene encoding mitochondrial thiamine pyrophosphate carrier-like yields the protein MDRAKDTRIKYAGLAGGMTGCITRCICQPLDVLKIRLQLQVEPISTHSQISKYRSITQTVACIYKEEGLFALWKGHNPAQVLSLVYGVAQFSFYERFNVVLRDTAIFEGHDRARNFTCGAFSGSFAALIIMPLDVIRTRLVSQDPGKGYRNTFQAVNLIYRIEGIRGLYRGLGPAILQIAPLTGGQFMFYNLFGTAIKRFEHLPENAVLPPTELFLCGGFAGLCTKLLVYPLDLVKKRLQIQGFANNRQTYGQHFVANHMLQCLYEVGRYEGVRGLYKGLSPSLLKAGFTSAFYFAIYDQLLTMFNKGFK from the coding sequence ATGGATCGCGCAAAGGATACTCGAATCAAATATGCCGGTCTGGCAGGAGGAATGACCGGTTGCATCACACGCTGTATTTGTCAGCCCTTGGATGTTCTTAAAATTCGTCTGCAGCTTCAGGTGGAACCAATCAGTACTCACTCGCAAATTTCCAAATATCGATCAATTACTCAAACCGTGGCTTGTATATACAAAGAGGAAGGTTTATTCGCCTTATGGAAGGGCCATAACCCTGCACAAGTGCTTTCCCTAGTCTATGGAGTTGCACAATTTTCATTCTATGAGAGGTTCAATGTTGTGCTGCGTGACACGGCTATATTCGAAGGTCATGATAGAGCGAGAAATTTTACTTGTGGTGCCTTCAGTGGATCTTTCGCGGCTTTAATAATAATGCCTCTAGATGTTATACGAACTAGGTTGGTTTCGCAAGATCCTGGTAAGGGCTACAGAAATACATTTCAAGCGGTGAACCTAATTTATCGAATAGAAGGTATCCGTGGATTATACCGCGGTTTAGGACCAGCGATATTACAAATAGCCCCTCTCACGGGAGGTCAATTTATGTTTTACAATTTGTTCGGTACTGCCATCAAACGATTCGAACATCTACCCGAGAATGCAGTCTTACCACCAACAGAGTTGTTTCTTTGTGGAGGATTCGCCGGTTTATGCACAAAGCTCCTTGTTTACCCTTTGGATTTGGTAAAGAAACGGCTGCAGATACAAGGTTTCGCCAACAATAGGCAAAcctatgggcaacattttgtTGCGAACCATATGTTGCAGTGCCTTTACGAAGTCGGTCGATACGAAGGTGTTCGAGGTCTATATAAAGGACTAAGCCCGTCCCTGTTGAAAGCCGGGTTTACATCTGCATTTTATTTTGCCATCTACGATCAGCTGCTGACGATGTTCAACAAGGGGTTTAAGTAG
- the LOC128738834 gene encoding 2-aminoethanethiol dioxygenase: protein MTTLFARIFRQAKITFEQTNAERLLSNLQNLRALVEQLTLNDLNLDPAVVAHETFQQPLKAPCTFIEIFENACFTMSVFVLRENYTMPLHDHPRMHGLLRVIAGTVKIQSYTEIDRRERIRDGDELRHVLVDVEQTKMISPEKGDSAMLTPTERNYHEITAIGGPAAFFDILSPPYDADIPIYGKRTCSFYKKLLLPGDGAGSEGRMRMVLERIPTPDHYYCDTEQFETPEFMHDSEASE, encoded by the coding sequence ATGACCACTCTGTTTGCACGAATCTTCCGCCAAGCGAAAATCACCTTCGAACAAACCAACGCAGAACGGCTTCTAAGTAATCTGCAAAACCTGCGAGCCCTGGTGGAACAGTTGACTCTGAATGATCTGAATTTGGATCCGGCTGTGGTAGCTCACGAGACATTTCAGCAACCATTAAAGGCTCCATGCACCTTTATAGAAATTTTCGAGAATGCCTGCTTTACAATGTCTGTCTTTGTTCTAAGAGAGAACTATACAATGCCTCTGCATGATCATCCCCGGATGCATGGTCTTTTGAGGGTGATCGCAGGAACAGTGAAAATACAAAGCTACACTGAAATAGATCGCCGTGAACGCATTcgtgacggcgatgaactacgTCACGTATTGGTCGATGTGGAGCAAACAAAAATGATCAGTCCCGAGAAAGGCGATTCTGCGATGCTGACACCAACGGAGCGCAATTACCACGAGATAACAGCGATCGGTGGTCCGGCAGCATTCTTCGATATTCTAAGTCCACCATATGATGCTGATATTCCAATCTATGGAAAACGAACTTGCTCGTTTTATAAAAAGTTACTGCTCCCAGGCGATGGTGCCGGCAGCGAGGGCCGCATGCGAATGGTACTGGAAAGGATACCCACACCAGATCATTATTACTGTGATACGGAACAATTTGAAACACCAGAATTCATGCATGATAGTGAAGCCAGTGAATAG
- the LOC128736272 gene encoding optineurin-like, which produces MARNAMLARMETICAEAMEIQQNFLDDDDDPSDSGEADELDEEEIPESIPSDADDDTASQKGNENDGKSSQPDGKPGKRDGKEKGVSVKVNCEDKKQQRYAKWISRALRAAVNPIVSRFNLNLKVNLDLNLANKPNSNTKGSNEPTNSKKEEDDKSKPTPEQSRKRVELARIRELQKENKRLETMFSKIVAAYSDMKITLTQKTTELNELQNKFSESESRVSQLLVDKGTLEGKLADQNSCKDKLQAEVKRIQTQCSLVQDEAKLLKKRMEEGSTLVDELRKKLAELQKKYDALVTRAEKESAEHGRIIDCKQTDIAQLSDQLKKLEEENQSSESKFQSALQEQMQQRTQLELRNVELMQRNRELGSVSSRSASKMEEHTTKVYSTSNAASSFSCPLCETVFGKLGDLQIHIEHCGI; this is translated from the exons ATGGCCCGTAATGCGATGCTTGCTCGCATGGAAACGATCTGTGCCGAAGCGATGGAAATTCAGCAGAATTTtctcgacgatgacgacgatccTTCCGATAGTGGTGAAGCAGATGAGCTGGACGAAGAGGAGATTCCGGAAAGCATTCCAAGCGATGCCGATGACGATACTGCGTCACAGAAGGGTAATGAAAATGATGGAAAATCCAGTCAGCCGGATGGAAAACCAGGAAAACGGGATGGCAAAGAAAAAGGCGTATCAGTTAAG GTTAATTGTGAAGATAAAAAACAGCAACGATATGCGAAATGGATATCGCGAGCTCTGAGAGCCGCTGTCAATCCTATTG TTTCCAGATTCAATCTTAACTTAAAAGTTAATCTTGATCTTAACTTGGCTAATAAGCCAAACAGCAATACTAAGGGATCAAATGAACCGACAAATTCTAAAAAAGAGGAAGATGATAAATCCAAACCTACACCCGAGCAGTCAAGAAAGCGGGTCGAATTAGCCAGGATAAGAGAA ctccAGAAGGAGAATAAACGACTTGAAActatgttttcaaaaattgtagCAG CATATTCGGATATGAAAATAACCCTTACTCAGAAAACTACCGAATTGAATGAG CTTCAGAATAAATTCAGCGAATCAGAATCAAGAGTTTCACAGCTATTAGTAG ATAAAGGTACTCTTGAAGGCAAACTCGCTGATCAAAACTCTTGCAAAGATAAACTACAAGCTGAAGTAAAACGAATACAAACCCAATGCTCTCTAGTACAAGATGAAGCaaagttgttgaagaaacgaatgGAAGAAGGCTCAACTCTTGTGGATGAGCTACGCAAAAAACTTGCAGAACTGCAGAAGAAAT aCGATGCTCTTGTCACTCGAGCAGAGAAAGAATCAGCAGAG CATGGACGCATAATCGACTGTAAGCAAACTGACATCGCACAACTATCTGATCAGCTAAAAAAACTCGAAGAGGAAAACCAATCTTCTGAAAGTAAGTTTCAATCAGCACTACAGGAGCAAATGCAGCAACGCACACAATTAGAACTGAGGAATGTAGAACTTATGCAACGAAATCGAGAGCTCGGTTCGGTTTCAAGCAG aAGTGCTTCCAAAATGGAAGAACACACCACCAAGGTATATTCCACATCAAACGCGGCGTCTAGTTTTTCCTGCCCATTGTGTGAAACCGTGTTTGGAAAATTGGGTGATTTGCAAATCCACATCGAACACTGTGGGATATGA